The sequence ggttgggcCCAGCTTAATTTAATAGTATCAGCCCAACTAAAttgcaatgttttggaaaataaataaaaagcaataaataaataaattgttttcatatacattgatttttacaattaatttttcttgttttgtcttCTTTTGTGATGTGTTTTTATAATTGAAATTACTATGTTGATTTTAGACTTGATGGAAGTGAATGAAGACAAATCTAGAATCAGATGTGATACTGGATACATCCAAAAtgccttaaccaaaaacattgtaaagcctatattgatcataagtccattggTGGTAATGGTTTTGCAATCaacataggcttacaatgcttttgggaaatgcaacccAGAACACTACCACAATGATTACTTTCTTAGTAAAGAAACTTAAAAGTTTGTTaccaggtcctcaacccaagcacaagtgcaacaattcaccacaatggtaaccctaaaactattgattaacagaaacttttaaataccaacataatctCAACTTCCTAAAAACttcttaaaataacactttatttcaacatttacactcctagttcagcccctttgcaaagcatgatgggaagtgaaaatcctgtttgattgagtcttggttgggtttacttgatttaaacatgttattccaatatgaaaacatcaagttaagtcaaagagtaatcgtttcaagtcaatttaacatgaattagtcgcatttaaaccagaaacctgatacaatggtgttgaatcaaaataaattgtttaaataaactgaacagcattttttttttttttgagtgtaaaaatcagcaaaaaaagctttgaacatcacaaaacatcagtggagaaaggcatattcATCGTAACATCATAATAAACATCATACATTTAATTTCTTCCACTGTATTACTAAAAGTACactgatttttcatatcaacagaaaaatgtaccaatatggcttctcttgagactcTCCTGCTTTGTTAGCATTAATGATAAGCTAAAGCCGCATCCGCACTacaacgtgattggttacaaggtagtttgtgatgtcagaaacaccagccatttaaaatcatgtttttaaGACTGTCTTTGGTTCACTGAACtattaaggagaaaatactcagcaatggtctTGTAAATTTGCGCATGTCTGAAAGTATattaaaacaccacatagacatataaacaacattaaaaaattaattttcattacaGGGGGTCATTAAAAactccaacaaaaaaaaaaaaaattaaataatacttGTACagtctaaattaaaaaataaagtcaagatttatattaaaatcaacaacatCAGTAACAGTtgcaggttggttggttgatgaTTCAGGTGGTTTACAATTGCAAACTCCTTAGCAAATATTTGAAGAGTTCATCTTTATCCTAAATCAAACCTACTTGGTGAGATAAATAGTGTTTGTAAAATCTTAGCGTAGATAACAGATCGTGGTTGTCTTGTATCTACTCTATGCAGATTAGTTTAACGGAGATTGGTTTCTGCCAGTAGAGGGCGCTCGTGTAACTGAAACAATGACACACATCCGAGTCTAGGAGAAGAAGAGAAGTGAGCGAGGGAAGGGAACAAAAACGTGAAGTGGAACACAGGCGTTCATTCTGCGCTGAATCTGCTGTTTTTCAGACTgtaagattattattttttatcatttattaggAGAAATCTAAATTCAAACGACTAAACGAGTCAGTTTATTTAGTGAATCACTCAGAAATTCGAAATTAATCTACTGATATTGTACATTACGTTCGTGAAACATAAACTCGTTTCTGACTAGTTTTTCACTTTACAGTTTGTAAAGATTATgagttgttttaatttttatgtaaTGAAACCTGGTAAACAGTTTTTAATGTATGTAAATCATATCTAAAGTAGGACCAACATAAAAATCAGTTAGAGGAGTTGAATTGATTCTTAATAATGAGAGTTCATCATGAGAGATTAAATGCTGGGGAATATTCCCATCTTCCCACAGGAGAAGAAGCAATCAGGAGGAATTACTCCAGGAGAAACTCCTGACATATTATTGTAAAGATGGATTTTAAGGAAGAACTCTGCAGAATAAAAGATGAAGATACAGAGGAACAAATAGGTTTGTGTTTTCCTTCATTCTCTTTAAAGACTTGATGAAAACTGATATACAACAATACATCTAAAACTATAGTAGACTCAGCAGTAAACTAGATTTTtgctaaattaaaaatgaactttcatttctttgttgctgatttatctttttttttaaattgaatttaatATGTTGATTTTAGACCTGATGGAAGTGAATGAAGACAAACCTCGTCATTTCACAAATGAAGATgggaaacatttttttcaaaaacctgATTTAAAAAATGACGATGGAAATGCAGTTGTTTTAAAGACTGAAGAgaatttcacacaaaaacaagCTGGAAAATCTAGAGTCAAAAGACCTTTAACCTGCTCTGAGTGTGGAAAAAGTTACACACAGATATCAAACCTTAAGagacacatgagaattcacactggagaaaaaccgttcacatgcactcagtgtggaaaaggTTTCACTCAAAAAAACGTTCTCAAAGAGCATATGCGCTGTCACTCTGGAGTGAGATCATTCAGCTGTGATCATTGTGCTaaatcatttgtttttaaacaaaacttaaGAAGACACCTTAAAGTTCATGCTGCTGTGAAGCCTCACTTTTGTTCTATTTGTGGAAAGAGGTTTTCAAGACCACAACATTTACAAGTTCACCAAACTATTCATACTGGTGTGAGACCTTATGTGTGCTTTGactgtgggaagagcttcacTACATTAGACACATTAAAAATACACCAGAGaattcatacaggagagaaaccGTACAAGTGCTCACACTGTAAAAAGGTTTTCGCTCATTTAGGGACCCTGAAACATCACCAGAGAagtcatactggagagaaaccgtacAAGTGCTCACACTGTGGAAGGAGTTTCTCTCGGTCAGAAAAAATGAAAGCTCATGagagagttcatactggagagaagccgttccaGTGCTCTtcatgtgggaagagtttcatcCAAATATCTCATTTACGAACTCATAAGAAAAAGAATTGCCTGAATGTGTCTAATTGAGCAAACTTTCATGATCAGATCCATCACTTACATGAAAATAGTTTGATATTCTACATTCCTATGCTGTATATAGACAAGTGTGGAAATTGGTTGTATCCTGTGAATatgtatggaaaaatatttgttttgtacaCTATTGCCCAATTCTGTTTTCTAAAACATGAAAttgaaaatgttgaaaaataaatttgtcataCAAGATGGTCTATTAAATCATCCATATCACAAAAACTACTAGTTTTTTCGTAGAGCTGTTTAGATGTAATGCATTAAGATATTGAAGACTTTTCTGCATTGAAATCTCTCTGCGCTGCACCAAatgtttttctatgtacactgctcaaaaaaattaaggtAACACTTAATcatcacagtataaaacaaGTCAATTAAATTTCAGGGATATCAATCTGTCCGATTAAGTGTTTGTGAATCAGTTTCAACCTCTTTGGTTCAAATGAAAGCAATATCAGGTGCACTGGAGAGGCAACAGCAAGACAACCCCAAAAAGGGAATGATTTTGCAGGTGGTGGCTGGTGGCCATAGACCCTTGTTCTCTCTTTATTTTTTCTGACTGATTTGTCTTTAGTTTTGGGTTTTGTTAGGGTTCTTGTCACTGCCTGTAACATGAGGCAGTACCTGCAACCCAATCAGGTTGCACAGGTAGTCCAGctcctccaggatggcacatcCATACGTGCCGTTGCAATGAGGTTTGGTGTGTCTCTACAGCTGTCTTTATAGCTGCTATCTAGTAGTTATGAAATAAGGTTTAAGTTCTTACACTGTGGTTTTTACCTTGTAATTTGAGACACTGTTTGGTTAAAATATTTAGAATTATTTTAGACAGGGTTTGGTTTATTAAGTGCCAAAAGCTAAATAGATTGTGAGGACTCTGATTTGAGCTGCTTGGACTGAACTTCTGGAGTTCTGGACTTTTTAAGGTAAATTTTCATGTCTCCTAAATCTCAATCACagcagctcagagatccactggGTCAATTTTACAAtagtaaacgctgcacaatggtatcactCTCTTCAACATCAGatacataacggtaattaatatgattagcctttttcATATCAACTGAAAAATGTACCAGTATGGCTTCTCTTGAGACGCCCTGCTAAGCCCACTTTGACGTGaatggttacaaggtagtttgtgatgttagaaacaccagcgattttaAACCTCTGAGgataggcttgttcgagatacATCCGCGCTGCGCAGATCGATCGGcgaatgacatcaaagtaccgcgagagcgattggAGACCAGACGACTCCCtatgcttttgaatcgctctcgcggtacgttgatgtcatacaccgatcggtctgcgcagcgcGGATgtatctcgaacaagcctactGTCTTTGGTTCACTGAACTTTTCTATGAAGGTTAGTTTAACGAAGATTGAGTTCTGCCAGTAGAGGGCGCTCGTGCAACTGAAGCAATGACACACATCCGAGTCTAGGAGAAGAAGAGAAGTGAGCGAGGGAAGGGAACATAAACATGTGAAGTGGAACACAGCCGTTCATTCTGCGGTGAATCTGCTGTTTTTCAGACTGtaattagatttatttatttattttatcatttattaggAGAAATCTAAATCTAAACTACTAAACGAGTCAGTTTATTTAGTGAATCGCTCAGAAATTAATCGACTGATATTGTACATTACGTTCGTGAAACATAAACTCGTTTTTCACATTACAGTTTGTAAAGATTATGAgttgtgttttcattttatataatgAAACGTGGTAAACAGAGTTTTTAATGcatgtaaattatatttaaagttaGACCAACATAAAATTCAGTTAGAGGAGTTAGCAACGAGAGTTCTTCGTGAGAGATTAAATGCTGGGGAATATTCCCATCTTCCCACAGGAGAAGAGGAAACAAGCAGGAGGAATTAGCCCAGGAGAAAGTCCTGACATACTATCTTAAAGATGGATCTTAAGGAAGAACCCTGCAGAATAAAAGATGAAGATACAGAGGAACAAATAGGTTGGTGTTTTccttcattctctttaatgACTGATGAGgaacattaaaatgaaaatttaaagaaaacaatacaTCTAAAACTAGATACTAGTAGACTCAGCAGTAAACTAGATTTgtgcaaaattaaaaatgaacttcTATTTCTTTGTTGCTGATTTATTGATGTTGATTTTAGACCTGATGGAAGTGAATGAAGACAAACCTCATCATTTCACAAATGAAGATGGGAAACTGACACATAAAAATGGCAAACAACATCTGTTTCAAAAacctcatttaaaaaatgaagatGGAAATGCAGTTGTTTCAAAGACTGAAGAGAATTTCATGCAAAAACAAGCTGGAAGATCTGGAGTCAAAGGATCTTTCACCTGCTCTGAGTGTGGAAATAGTTTCATTCAAAAAGGACACTTAAATgtgcacatgagaattcacactggagaaaaaccgttcacatgcactcagtgtggaaagagtttcagtcgcAAAACCTCTCTCAATAATCATCTGCGCTGTCACTCTGGAGTGAGATCATTCAGCTGTGATCAGTGtgataaaacatttgtttttaaacaagactTAAGAAGACACCTTAAAGTTCATGCTGCTGTGAAGCCTCACTTTTGTTCTATTTGTGAAAAGAGGTTTTCACAACCGCAACATTTACAAGTTCACCAAACTATTCATACTGGTGTGAGACCTTATGTGTGCTTTGactgtgggaagagcttcacTACATTagacaaattaaaaatacaccagagaattcatactggagaaaaaccgtaCAAGTGCTCACACTGTGGAAAGGTTTTCGCTCATTTAGCTACCCTGAAACATCAC comes from Chanodichthys erythropterus isolate Z2021 chromosome 22, ASM2448905v1, whole genome shotgun sequence and encodes:
- the LOC137013186 gene encoding zinc finger protein 135-like, translated to MDLKEEPCRIKDEDTEEQIDLMEVNEDKPHHFTNEDGKLTHKNGKQHLFQKPHLKNEDGNAVVSKTEENFMQKQAGRSGVKGSFTCSECGNSFIQKGHLNVHMRIHTGEKPFTCTQCGKSFSRKTSLNNHLRCHSGVRSFSCDQCDKTFVFKQDLRRHLKVHAAVKPHFCSICEKRFSQPQHLQVHQTIHTGVRPYVCFDCGKSFTTLDKLKIHQRIHTGEKPYKCSHCGKVFAHLATLKHHQRSHTGEKPYKCSHCEKSFTHSSSLKDHKRVHTGEKPYKCTHCGKVFTHLATLKHHQRIHTGEKPYKCSHCGRCFSRSEKMKAHERIHTGERPYQCSSCGKSFIQISNLQTHKKKNCPKVSN